The nucleotide window CTTCTTCTTTTCCTCAAGCTTCTTCTTTATTTCTTGGGCTTCCTCGGGAGTTACGTAAATGAACTTCTCGTCGTACTTATCGTAGCTTGCTAGCAGGAACTCGTCGCTCATCTGTAGCGCTCCCGTTGGACAAACATCCACGCACTGCTTGCAGAACACGCACCTTCCTGTCCACAATGCTACCTTCCTAATCTCTGGAAGATATACGAAGACGCCCGCTGGGCATACCGTTACGCACATCCTGCAACCAACGCACTTGTCAACGTTGTAGACTATCTTTCCCCTGAAGTTCTCTGGAACTGGAACGGGCTCAGTTTTAGGGAACGGATTCGTGGCCGGGGGTTTGAATAAGTTCTTAATAACGGTCGAGAGGAGCGGTAACCTTATCATATCATCACCCCCAGGGCCAGTAGAAGGGCTCCTACAATGCTCGCTGCAAATACCCTAGTCCACAGCAAGTTAACGGCTTGCGTTATCTTCAACCTCCCTGTCACGGTTCTAAAGATGGTTTTCGCGACTAGTAAAACTATGAACACCTTGGCGGTGTGAATGAGTAAGTTAACTATATATCCCTGAATCCCTGGGATGCCCACTTGCCAAGGGAAGAGCACTGCAACAACTAGCGAGGCCGCTATGAATTCCTTTATTGACTCGGCAAGCTTGATTATTCCTAGGTACCTGCCACTGTATTCAACTAGAGTCCCCTCGGCGATTTCCTCTTCAGCTTCTGGAATGTTAAAGAATCCAACTTCGATTTCACTTGCTAACCAGGACATGAAGACGTAAATAAGTATGACCCCAGCCACCCACACCATTGGGCCGAGCTCCCAGAGGTTGTGCTCGTATAGGCTTCCTAAGCTGAACGGCTTTTGAACGCCCAGCTTTGAGATTCCCCACATAACGGCGAATACCCCGAGCATCATTGCCGGTTCCCTAGAGATTAGCATTGCAACTTCTCTAGCGGCTCCTATTCTTCCGTACGGGCTTCCCGAGCTCATGACTCCTAGGATTAGGAAGAAGTCCGCTAGTGTAAGTAGGTAGATGAAGACTATTATGTCACCTTTAGTTGCGAACAGGGGTGAAAACCCCATCGGGGTGTAAGCCAATAATGCTATAACCGTGGTTAGCATTAAGACAGGTGCTGCCCTAAACATGAAGTTAGCAGTGTTTGGGATTATCGTTTCCTTACTCATTAACTTCAGGAAGTCATAGAACGGCTGAAGGATTGGGGGGCCTATCCTCCTCTGCATTCTAGCGACGAGCTTCCTATCTATACCGCTGAACAGCAATGAAATTATGGAAACGTAAGCGTAAAGTAAGATTAGTCCTATTAAGGCGTAGATAACCTTCATATCATCACCCCCTCACACATCCAACTCCTGCTGGGGTTGGATCTCCCCTTATCTCAGGATTTATCTCCCTAGTTTTTTGAATTGAAAGCTTCAGAAGGTCTTTCTCTGTTAAGATAACCTTCTTATCTCCGGTAATTACGGCCACCCTGTCTGTACAGCTTAAGCATGGATCTATTGATGCTATAGCAACAACAACGTCCGCTAACTGATTTCCTTCAAGGCCCTTCGCTATTGCGAAGAGGTTCGGAAACGTTGGTTCCCTCATCTTCCACCTAACTGGTCCATCCCTTCCTTTCTTCCCCTTCACGTAGTGAACCAGCTCTCCCCTTGGAGCCTCGTATCTTCCTATTCCTTCACCATCCCCTAACAGTTTGAGCTTTGCGACTAGAACGTTATCCTTGGGGAATGTCTTTATCTTTCCCTTGGGTATCTGATCTAGAGCATGCTCTATTAACTCGAGACTCTGCCATATCTCTCCTATCCTAACGGCGGCCCTATCGTAGACATCGCCTCTAGCTTTCTCTCCTGTGACGTCTTCTGGCATGATTGGTTTAATCCCGAGGTCTGGGTAAACTCCTAGCTTCTCACTCCACCTTGCATCATCCCTGACACCAGAACCCCTTCCCGTCGGTCCAACTGCGCCCATCTCTATGGCTAGTTTCTTGGGAATTATCGCGCAGTTCCTAAGTCTAGCCTCAATCGTCGAGTCGTGTAGGAATACATCCTCTATTTGGGGCATTATCTCCCTGTAGTACTTTATCATATCGAGCAGTAACCTTCTGTGTTTTTCCTCTATGTCCCTCCTAACCCCTCCGATCGTCATCATGCTGTAGTTTACCCTGTTTCCGGTTATCGCCTCGAGGACGTCCATAACCTTCTCCCTGGCCAACCACGTTAGGTGTAAAACAGTATCGTACCCAATGTCATGCCCTAGAACTCCAAGGTTCAGTAGGTGGGAGTGAATCCTCTCGAGTTCTCCTATTATCACCCTAATGTACTCGGCTCTCTCAGGAACCTCTATCCCTGCCATCTCCTCAACGGCCCTAACGTACGTATGGTTATGAGAAAAGGAACAGATTCCACAAATCCTCTCCGCAACGTACATTAACTGAACGTAGTTCCTCCTGAACGCTATCCACTGGATTCCCCTGAGGTTGTAACCCAGCTTAACATCAACGTTAACTATCCTCTCTCCATCCAGTGTTAGAATGAACTTCTCAGGTTCCTCCAATCCTGGATGAATTGGTCCAAAAGGAACTTTAACCCAATACTCAACCTTGCTCATTTACCTCCCCTCCTTAAAAGGTAGGGATGTCCAGCGTTCTTTACCATCTCCTCAGGAATTCCCTTCTCGTCGTGTCTAAGCGGATATATTCCTTCTGGAAAGTCGTCGGGTAAGAACAGCCTTCTCTTATCTGGAGCGTTTTCGAAGTCTATTCCCACCATCTCCATTGCTTCTCTCTCGAATTGGAGTGATATCGGGAATATGTCGCTTATGTCTGGTAGCACTGGGTTATCCTTCGGAACGCTCGTCTTGACTATCATCGAAACTCCTGGGGCATCCTCGTACATTAATAGGAAGTGGATACTGAAGTCTAGGGTTTCACCGGCGTCCTCCTCTATACCTATTGAATAGTGAGCGTCAGGATCTAATTCCTTGAGGAACTTCATAAAATCTCTAAACATCTCCCTAGGAACCTTGACCCATATTCTCTTCCTTCCCCACTTGTTTTCCTTAACTTGAACCTCAACTCCCGGAAATCTCCTATTGATCTCATTAACGATGAAATCCTCCTTTCCCTCACTCATTCCTCTCCCTCCTCGGGTGGAACCTCTCCCTTAAGCATTTTAGCTAACTTCTCTAAGGCTAGAACAACGCCATGAAGGATAGCCTCTGGCCTAGGTGGACACCCAGGAACGAAGACGTCTACGGGTATAACCCTGTCTAGGGGTGCATTCGTAAACGGACTCTCGTAGAACACGCTACCTCCCGTTGGGCAGGAGCCAATTGCAATAACTATCTTCGGTTCTGGTGTTTGCTCGTAAACGAGCTTAACCCTTTCGAGGCTCTGATTCGTTACTGGACCAGTAACTAGAAGTATGTCCGCATGCCTTGGGGAACCTACCAGCTTAACTCCGAATCTTTCAGCGTCGTACCTTGGGGTGAGGGCTGCTATTATCTCTATATCGCATCCATTGCATGATCCGGAGTTAACGTGAAACACCCAAGGAGATCTCCCAATGAATCTGCATAACTGTGCAATCCTTCTTTCCAGTCTTTTCCTCTCTTCTGTTTGAGCGGGCAATTTTATCGTCATTCAATCACCCCCTAATGAGCATGAGAATTAGTATAAACGCGGTCGTCATTAGTAAATAACTCACGTAATCCGTTAGCAACCCTGTGTGATCCTTCCTTAGCGTTGTGAAGAACCTCTTAACTCCGTATATCACTCCCCACATCGTATTCCTTCCAGTGTAGTATCCTTCTAGGTGTTCGAACCCAGGAATTACCTTCTCTGGATCCTCACCGCTTATGAATATCTTCGTTCCATCTCCAACTTCCCTCGTCCCCATTCCAGCCTTTTTAGCCCAAGCATCTAGGAGATAGGCTAGTACGAGTCCGATTATGAACACTAGGATGAAATAGAGGGCGTCCCAGTAACCGAACACTTCAACCACCTCCCATCAGAGATATCACGTAACCCATGATATCCCACAAGCTCTTCGCCGCTGGAACCATGAACTTGTCACTTATCTGCCAGGGGAACAGTCCCATTCCGATTATAGCTATTACAAGGATGAATATCGGGAGTAGCATTGTAGCTCCTGGATCCTTCGCCTTCATTACCTTCTCACTTGGCCTTCCGAAGAACGTGAAGAGAACCCTAACGTAGGCAGCGGTACAGAATGCCGTTCCAATTATCGCTATCGCACCTAAAAGTGGGTTGAATAGGGCTGAGCTCTCGTAGATTAACCATTTGCTTGCGAAACCGTTAAGGGGTGGCATCCCCACTATCGCTGCAGCTCCTATTAGGAATGCAAATGTTGTCTTTGGCATAGTCTTTGCAAGTCCACTGAGCTCGTTGAGATTCCTTGTTCCTAGCTCATGGAGCACGACACCCGCAACTAGGAAGAGAAGTGCCTTCATCAACGCGTGATTAACCGTGTGATAAATTGCTCCAGCCAGAGCTATCTCTCCGACCTTTGAACCGTAAGCCACTATTCCAATTCCAAGACCCAGGAGGATGTAACCTATCTGCCCCACCGAGGAATATGCAAGTAATCTCTTCATGTCCTCCTGAACTACCGCCATGGCATTTCCGACTATTAGGGTTATGCACGCAAAGATTATTATTATCCATCCAACGGTAGCTGGGTTTATTGCTGGCCAGAATATGCTGAACACAACCCTAGCTATCGCGTAGATACCTCCTATTTTAATAACTAAACCGGAAAGCATTGCCGAAATTGAGCTTGGGGCCGCTGGGTGCGCATCGGCCAACCACATGTGAACTGGAGCCGCACCGCTCTTGAACAGTAGGCCACCTAGGAACAATGCTAGTGCTATCTTAGCAACTATCGTTGGATTCTCGCTCATCTTCACGGCTAAGTATCCCATTGTTAGGGTTCCGTATTGGCCGTAGAGGAGGGCTATTCCCAATAGGACGAAGCTACTCGCCAAGGAACCGACGAACATGTACTTTATACCTGCTTCAATTCCTTCCCAAGTGTCGTGCCTAAACGCTACCAAGGCGTAACTCGCTATGCTCATTATCTCGAGGAACACGTAGAAGTTGAAGATATCCCCGGTTATCGCTATTCCAAGCATTCCAAGTTCCAAAATCAGGATTAGGGTATAGTACTTCTCTAGCCCAGTATCGTGCTTCATGTACTCCAGTGAGTACAAGATAGCGAGGAAGCTTACAAAGGTTATTATCAGAACCATTATGGCCCCGAACTTATCAACCTCCCAAACTATTCTTATTGGAAAGTCAGCCTTCCCGAATGGAGTTTCTGAGCCTAGAGCATAGACTATTGTTCCTCCGCTCCAAACTTCCCTAAACACTTCGATACCAACAATTAGAGTCGCGAAGCTTATTATCGTGGCCCAAATTTCCTTGGCTTTACCTTTAAGCAAACTAACGATGGGCATCGAGAATGCTCCAAATAGGGGGATGATTATTATGAACGGCAACCACGTCATCCCCTCAACCTCCTAAGCTTTGTTATGTCTAGGGTTCCATAGTGTCTGTACGCGTTAACGGTTAGAGCAACAGCCAGGGAGAGAACACAGACTCCAATGACGATGCTCGTTAGAACTAACGCTTGAGGGATTGGAGCTACCATTGCCCCTCCTTCGTAACCTGTATAAATCGGTGCCGTCGTCGGTAATCCGTTCTCTATCCTGTATCCTTCACTAATCAGCAGAAGGTGTATCCCCGAATCTATCAGGTCAAGGGCCAATATCAGCTTGATAAGATTGCGCTTGTAAAGGAGGGCGTATATTCCGAGTGCGACCATTATTATGGCGGTTAAATACTGGAAGGCTATCATCCCTTCCACCTCCTAAATAGACTTAGGGCGAATACTGCAGAAACGAGTCCCGTGAACACCTTTAGCCCAACTCCTAGGTTCATTATAGGTAGAAATCCTGCAGAGAGTAGGGTTCCTGGCTTTCCGTTGAATAGAGGCCCCTTGTGCCAGAGAACGTTGTAGAAGAATGCAACGCTAAGCCCAAGCATTGCCACACCTAGGAAGACTAATCCACCGACACCCTCTAGGGCTGAGTACAAATCCTTGTTTATCCTCTTCTTGGCCTCATCCACGCCAAACGCTATCAAGAACAAGAGCCCCGTTCCAACTATGGTCGCACCACCCTGGAATCCACCGCCGGGTGTAAGGTGACCGTGAAGGACTATGTAACATCCGAATATTCCTATCAATGGGATTAGGGCTCTAGCATTTGTCTTGACTATAACTCCCATATCACTCATGCTCCTCCCTCCTCCAAGGTCTTAGAAGGGCCACGGCTCCAGCTATTGCGGTGAACAAAACGGTCGCCTCTCCAAGCGTATCGTAACCTCTGTAATCGAAGACTATGTCGGTAACGATGTTCATACCCCCGACTTCCTCTAATCCATGATTTATGTAGTAATCGTCGGTGTAGCGATACCTCTTCCAGTCCTCTCCGCCTAATCCGAACTTTATTCCATATTTAGGACTCAATGCAACCATTAAAGATGCGAATATAACCATCAACGATAAAAACGCTAAAGCTCTCTTCATGGTGCCTCACGCTCCCATCTCTCTGTTTTCGCAATTGCGTAAACCACTATAGCAGTAACAACCCCAGCACCAACGGCAGCCTCGGCTATGGCAACGTCTGGAGCGTGGAGCATGTAGAACTCGAGGCTTAGAAGTAGGCTCATCGCCGCTGAAGCTATAGCGGCTGCAAGGAGGTCTCTCAATGTTATCATTAGTATTGAGCTCACTATAATCCCTACGAGGACTATGAAGTGGATTATCATATCATTCATTGCTCTCCCTCCTCTTCTCCAAATACGCATCAACAACGGCTCTCTTTGGCAAGTAACCGCTCAGATGAGAAGCCTTGGCTATAGCGTGGGCACCTACGGGATTCGTTAGCAGTAAAGCAAGAAGGGCAACTAAGCTGTGAAGTGCCATTTGAAGGTACTTCGGGTTTCCCGTATCGTTAAGCCTAGCTAAAGCGTGAATAACTACTGCAAACGTTGCGAAAATCGTGCCAAATGTCGTGCACTTTGTTGCTCCATGTAGCCTTGTGTAGACGTCGGGAAATCTGTGGAGGGCTATACTTCCTAGCGTGTTGAAGGTTACGCTTATCGCAAGGCAAATGAGAATTAGGTACTCTATCATGACAATCCCCCCTGGAGGTACTTCGCTATGATGAGGGTTCCAATGTAGCTTAGGAGGGCGTAAACTATCGCTATGTCGATGTAGATGGCCCTCTCATAGTAAGCCCCCAGGAGGAGCATCGCCGCCACTACCAACGTGTTGAGGGTGTCTAGGGCAACGACCCTATCCGATGTCGTGGGTCCCAGGATTAGTCTAAGGAGAACTATCAATCCAGCGATTCCAATAAGCAGGGTAGCATAGAGAAACATTTGTTCCACTGTCATTCCCCTAACCTCCTCGCCCATTTTTCGAAGGGACCAGAAACGGGTTCAGAGCTCTTGGGCCACTCTAATCCCTCTGGGATGTTTATCCAGTGGACGTAGAGGGCTTTTTCTTCTGGAGAAGCTTCAATTGTTAAGGTTCCTGGGGTTAGGGTTATAGAGTTACTTAGAATTGTATACTGGGCATCGTTCTCTAAATTCACTGGGACCCTCACGATTCCTGGTCTTATCTTCCCTGTGATGACCCTATATGCAACATCTAGGTTAGCCTTGACCATCCCCCAGAAGAGAACTGGGGCGTATGCAATGAATAGAACCAATTTAATTGGATTGAGGAATCTACCTGCTTTCTCTCCGATGATATTTCTAGTGGCATAGCCTACTATTGCCGAGAATATTAATCCTGCTATCAATTCCTGGGGACTCCAAAGTAATCCTTTGCTTCCAGCCGTGAGCACGAGCCACATAAAATATGACCATATGAAAGCCGCTATGAATGACATCTCCAAACCTCCTCAACCTTTGGTTTGAAACGGCATTTTACTTCCTTATTTTTTTCTCTCCAAAGATTAGATAGCGTAGAAATCTTAAAAGAGTTTTTTAAAGCTTAGAATTGAAAATAAAAGTGTTCAACCTTTGGTTTACTATTGTGGGGTTTTTGTGATACACAATTATGACCCAAAATGCTTTTAAATATTCACCAAGAGAGCTACGTGGAGGTGGTGAAGATGTTCAGCCTAGGTGGGCTTGGAAAGAGTAGGGTGGATGAGAGCAAGGTATGGGACGTTATAATCATTGGAGCAGGGCCTGCAGGGTATACAGCAGCTATATACGCCGCGAGATTTGGGTTAGATACTATAATCATTACAAAGGACCTTGGAGGTAACATGGCAATCACGGACTTGATAGAAAACTATCCTGGATTCCCGGAGGGGATAAGCGGTTCCGAATTGGCCAAGAGAATGTACGAGCACGTTAAGAAGTACGGTGTTGACGTGATCTTTGATGAAGTCGTTCGCATAGACCCCGCGGAATGTGCCTATTACGAGGGCCCCTGCCAGTTCGAGGTTAAAACTGCCAATGGAAAGGAGTACAAGGGTAAGACGATTATAATAGCTGTAGGTGCCGAACCAAGAAAGCTTCACGTTCCTGGAGAGAAGGAATTCACAGGTAGAGGAGTCAGCTACTGTGCGACTTGCGATGGCCCGCTCTTCGTTGGTAAGGAAGTTATAGTAGTTGGCGGTGGAAATACCGCTTTGCAGGAGGCCCTGTACCTTCACAGCATAGGGGTTAAGGTCACGCTAGTCCACAGAAGGGACAAGTTTAGGGCCGACAAGATACTCCAGGATAGGCTCAAGCAGGCTGGAATCCCGACGATATTAAACACAGTAGTTACCGAGATAAGGGGAACCAACAAGGTCGAGAGCGTCGTCCTAAAGAACGTTAAAACTGGAGAAACCTTCGAGAAGAAAGTCGATGGAGTTTTCATCTTCATAGGTTACGAGCCGAAAACTGATTTCGTGAAGCACCTCGGCATAACGGATGAATACGGCTACATAAAGGTTGACATGTACATGAGAACAAAGGTTCCAGGAATATTTGCAGCCGGTGACATAACTAACGTGTTCAAGCAGATAGCAGTAGCTGTTGGTCAAGGGGCAATAGCGGCGAATTCAGCTAAGGAGTTTATAGAAAGCTGGAACGGAAAGAGTATTGAATGACCTCTCTTCTTCCTTGAAAATTTTTCGATCAAGGATGTTCATTTTCGAACTTAAAGTTAAATAGTAATCCCCCGAGTTTTTTCTTGGTGGTTGATATGGAGCTCAAGCCGAACGTTAAAGAAATTCCTGGGCCAAAGGCAAGGAAAGTGATTGAGGAACACCACAAGTACATGGCTACAACGACAAACGATCCAAATGAGTACTTTCTTGTTATAGAGAAGGCGGAAGGGGTTTATTGGATCGACGTTGATGGCAACGTTATCCTTGACTTCTCCTCCGGAATTGGAGTCATGAACGTTGGTCTTAGGAATCCCAAGGTGATCGAGGCCATAAAGAAGCAACTTGACTTAGTCCTTCACGCTGCTGGAACCGATTATTACAACCCCTACCAAGTTGAGCTCGCAAAGAAGCTCATTGAAATAGCCCCAGGAGACATGGAGAGGAAAGTTTTCCTAAGCAACAGTGGAACTGAGGCAAATGAGGCTGCATTGAAGATAGCCAAGTGGTCAACAAACAGGAAGATGTTCATAGCTTTCATAGGGGCGTTCCACGGAAGGACCCACGGAACGATGAGCCTTACAGCTAGCAAACCCGTTCACAGGAGTAGGATGTTCCCAACGATGCCTGGAGTTGAGCACGTTCCATATCCAAACCCGTACAGGAACCCCTGGGGAATCGACGGTTATGAAAACCCAGATGAGCTCATAAACAGGGTAATCGAGTACATAGAGGATTACCTATTTGAGCACTACGTTCCAGCAGAGGAAGTTGCTGGAATATTCTTCGAGCCAATACAGGGAGAGGGCGGTTACGTAGTCCCACCAAAGAACTTCTTCAAAGAACTTAAGAAGCTCGCCGATAAGCATGGTATCCTCCTAATCGACGATGAAGTTCAGATGGGAATGGGTAGGACAGGAAGGATGTGGGCTATAGAGCACTTCGACGTAGTTCCAGACATAATAACCGTGGCAAAGGCCTTGGGCGGTGGAATTCCAATTGGTGCCACGATATTCAGGGCTGACCTTGACTTCGGAGTTAGCGGAGTCCACAGCAACACCTTCGGTGGAAATGCCGTGGCTGCTGCTGCGGCACTCGCGGTTATAGAAGAACTCCAGAACGGCCTGATAGAGAACGCCCAGAAGCTCGAGCCATTGTTCAGAGAAAGGCTTGAGGAGATGAAAGAGAAGTACGAGATAATAGGAGACGTTAGAGGACTAGGATTGGCATGGGGAGTTGAGTTCGTTAAGGACAGGAAGACGAAAGAATACGCAACCAAGGAGAGGAACGAAATCGTCGTTGAAGCATTGAAGAGAGGATTAGCACTTCTCGGCTGTGGAAAGAGCGCAATAAGGCTTATCCCACCGTTAATAATTAGCGAGGAAGAGGCAAAGATTGGTCTTGACATATTCGAGGAGGCAATAAAGGTCGTGAGCGAAAGACACGGATACAAGATTCACTGAATTTCTATTCTTTTGTTTTTAGTTTTTACAAGAAAAAGTATGGGAGAGAAGTCATTTAGTGGGCCCATGGTTCGGGCCGAATAGCACGTAGTAGTCATTGCCAGCCCAAACGTAGAAGTACTGTTCGTGGAAGTGAACATGGCAATAACATTCATCCTCCCCATAAACTAATTCTGGTGTGAAGGGAACCTCGAAACTTATGTCTGGGATTAGCTTAAAGTGTCTGTTTCCTTGGTCGTCATAGTAGAAGGAAACATTATAAAGTGCTATCCTCTTCTCAAATCCCACTGCGAGCTGGAAGTTGTAGGTGTTGTACATTGGTGAAAATGCAACTACACCTTGAATTGAGCTATCTGATGGAATCACTTTCACGACTGGAACGTTCTTGTCGTTGGCATCGTATTTAGATGACACCCTGACCCAGTAAAATTTGTTCTTATTATAGATAACAAGCTCTCTCTCGTGGCTCAGGAAGACGGCCTTTCCAGGGAAGTTCTCTAGGAGGGTGTAGAGCTTGTCCGGCCCGTAGCCATAGTAGCCTCCGATATCGTAAAGGTAAATACCTCCTTCAGTCCTTATAAGGGCCCTGCCCCGACCAATATCGTAAATGGCAACTATTCTCTCTGGAAGGGTGAGAACTACTGGTTCAACCTTGGGAAGGCCTTTTTTCTCAGCTTCAAAGAACTGATCACTCGTGTACGTTAGTATGTAAGCCCTATTATCCTTCCACGCAAGGAGATGTAAATTGCTGTCCCGGTATCCACGCATGTAGTTTACGCCATCCGCATCAATATCCCAGCTTAGGTACTTCCCGTACGTTACATACTTCACTCCATCTTCATACTCATTTAGTGAGTGATCGTAAAGGAGATAAAGCCTTCCATCCTTCCCTGCCATGAAGATATTGTAACTTGAGTAGAATCCTATTGTAAAGTCCCTTGGCGTAGTTGGAAGGACGTAAATATACCTCAATACCTTGTAATTGTTGAGGGGCTCTTTTTTCTCCACGATTGTCTTAAGTCCGCTGGTAATCTCCACTAAGTAATTCCCATACGCAAGGTAAAGGCCGGGCAATCCCGCAGGTTCGTATGCTCTTATCTGCAACCAGTCGTTGATGTTCTTGTAGTCAGGAGCTTTCTTGAGATGAACCTTTGCTCCCCACAGCTCTCCGATACGCGTATATTCAATGTTAAAGTTGCTAAGAATGACTTCAATTTCACTTTCGGTATCTCCCTGTGTCGAGGTTTGGGTTTCTCTTACCTCTGTTTCTGCTGATTCACCCGTTGTTTCTTTGACTATTGATCCAACGACGATGTAATACTTTCCGTCTGCACCCCAGAAGTAGATGTATCCCACACCTTTGCCTTTGAAGTATTCTCCCTTTCCAACTTCAACCTTGGCTGGTAGTTCTAGGGATCCTTCGTATTCAACTAATGTAATCGAAGGGTCATAACTGTAGAACTCGACCTTATTTTCCTTGAATGCAAAAATAATACTGTAGTCGTCAGTTTTTGTGTAGCCTACAAAGCTGTACCCAGGCAATTTTATTACTTCCTTACTCTCAACTTCTCCATTGCTTACGTGAACTATTATTGCCTTTTCTCCATCGTAAATTGTCACTACATCTTCGCCCTCGCCGATGTCTATGTAGTAGTTTCCATTCCTGGGAACTTCAATCGTTGATGATTCCTCTCCAGTTGAGATTCCAAAGATGTGTAGCTTATCTCCTTCCCATACATAGAATCCGTGGTACCCTATCATAACGTCCTTTACCTGGGAATTGAAAGTGAGCTTAGTTGGTGTCGGTTTTTTGCCTGTTCCATCGATTAGGTTAAATATCTCATCCCCAGTAAAGCTAACTATCCAAACTTCATTTCCTCCCCAGGCTATATAATAAATGTGATTTCCGTCATAGTCCCATCCTGCCACTAGATTCTGTCCACCGACTTTCCACGAGAATTCTCGCTTTACCTTGTCGAGGTATACGAACTTCGCATTCTCTTCGCTAGGCCAATATTCAACGTTTTCATTGTCATAAACTATTAGGTGAAGATTTCCTTCGCTGTCAAGAACGACTAC belongs to Pyrococcus abyssi GE5 and includes:
- a CDS encoding monovalent cation/H+ antiporter subunit E — translated: MSFIAAFIWSYFMWLVLTAGSKGLLWSPQELIAGLIFSAIVGYATRNIIGEKAGRFLNPIKLVLFIAYAPVLFWGMVKANLDVAYRVITGKIRPGIVRVPVNLENDAQYTILSNSITLTPGTLTIEASPEEKALYVHWINIPEGLEWPKSSEPVSGPFEKWARRLGE
- a CDS encoding acetyl ornithine aminotransferase family protein, which gives rise to MELKPNVKEIPGPKARKVIEEHHKYMATTTNDPNEYFLVIEKAEGVYWIDVDGNVILDFSSGIGVMNVGLRNPKVIEAIKKQLDLVLHAAGTDYYNPYQVELAKKLIEIAPGDMERKVFLSNSGTEANEAALKIAKWSTNRKMFIAFIGAFHGRTHGTMSLTASKPVHRSRMFPTMPGVEHVPYPNPYRNPWGIDGYENPDELINRVIEYIEDYLFEHYVPAEEVAGIFFEPIQGEGGYVVPPKNFFKELKKLADKHGILLIDDEVQMGMGRTGRMWAIEHFDVVPDIITVAKALGGGIPIGATIFRADLDFGVSGVHSNTFGGNAVAAAAALAVIEELQNGLIENAQKLEPLFRERLEEMKEKYEIIGDVRGLGLAWGVEFVKDRKTKEYATKERNEIVVEALKRGLALLGCGKSAIRLIPPLIISEEEAKIGLDIFEEAIKVVSERHGYKIH
- the trxB gene encoding thioredoxin-disulfide reductase, whose product is MFSLGGLGKSRVDESKVWDVIIIGAGPAGYTAAIYAARFGLDTIIITKDLGGNMAITDLIENYPGFPEGISGSELAKRMYEHVKKYGVDVIFDEVVRIDPAECAYYEGPCQFEVKTANGKEYKGKTIIIAVGAEPRKLHVPGEKEFTGRGVSYCATCDGPLFVGKEVIVVGGGNTALQEALYLHSIGVKVTLVHRRDKFRADKILQDRLKQAGIPTILNTVVTEIRGTNKVESVVLKNVKTGETFEKKVDGVFIFIGYEPKTDFVKHLGITDEYGYIKVDMYMRTKVPGIFAAGDITNVFKQIAVAVGQGAIAANSAKEFIESWNGKSIE